One stretch of Pseudoalteromonas shioyasakiensis DNA includes these proteins:
- a CDS encoding stress response translation initiation inhibitor YciH → MSDNNLVYSTATGRIEQPKESKPTQGKIFKDGFLRIERQTKGRKGKGVMLVVGIDSEQHDLKKLAKTIKSKMGQGGAVKDGIIEVQGDDRDKLKAILEGLKFKVKIAGG, encoded by the coding sequence ATGAGCGATAATAATCTAGTTTATTCAACTGCTACGGGTCGCATTGAGCAACCTAAAGAAAGCAAACCAACCCAAGGTAAAATTTTTAAAGACGGCTTTTTGCGTATTGAACGTCAAACCAAAGGCCGCAAAGGTAAGGGTGTCATGTTAGTTGTTGGGATCGACAGCGAACAGCACGACTTAAAAAAATTAGCTAAGACCATTAAAAGTAAAATGGGCCAAGGCGGTGCAGTAAAAGACGGTATCATCGAAGTTCAAGGTGATGACAGAGATAAGCTAAAAGCGATTCTCGAAGGACTAAAATTTAAAGTTAAAATTGCAGGGGGCTAG
- a CDS encoding STAS domain-containing protein gives MSLSRSTSADGAILTVQIKGKFDFNLVQSFRQAYADLNDNIDKVVIDLRETDYMDSSALGMLLNMKKNLTGKVETIQISNCQPQLKKILQISRFDKKFDID, from the coding sequence ATGAGTTTATCGCGCAGCACTTCTGCTGATGGCGCTATATTAACCGTACAAATCAAAGGAAAATTTGATTTTAATTTGGTGCAATCTTTTCGTCAGGCGTACGCCGATCTTAACGACAATATCGATAAAGTGGTTATTGACCTCAGAGAAACAGATTACATGGACAGCTCAGCGTTAGGCATGTTGCTGAACATGAAAAAAAACCTAACAGGCAAAGTTGAAACAATTCAAATTAGCAATTGCCAACCGCAACTGAAAAAAATCCTGCAAATCTCACGTTTTGATAAAAAGTTCGATATTGATTGA
- a CDS encoding fused response regulator/phosphatase: protein MLNILVVDDLALNRRLLTVMLEQQGYRVYTAENGLVALNLLEEHTIDIVLLDVIMPVMDGFETAAIIKERFSQVYLPIIFITSLEDEASFERCLAVGGDDFLHKPFQEVILNAKIKAHSRIRNLSQKAREQNLQLEYHQNQVEREHEIVEHIFNNALENQQSFPSHLDFHLSPAAMFNGDMFLVAQSPIGSLYCMLGDFTGHGLAAAVGALPASRVFYTMVSKGMSVSDIAAEINSVLGKLLPGHMFCAATILELSNTGKSVSAWLGGLPDTYIIDQNGELIRTLESQHMALGILEEDEFERALIHIEVEDTSRIVMATDGIIETTSPNDEYFGEQRFKKVLGSKPNISSNQVLERVNKFARGNKQQDDLSLVLLNCLPMDESEQKSEQLSALPFNFSLSLNSKQIKSTDPVLEVVDVISKVAGLNAHRANIFLILSEAYNNALDHGVLGLDSEIKNQEDGFLIYYQQREEALANLTDALIIIDIRYCPEECALYFTVCDSGNGFSKEQTNQQSLAREHGRGLCLLREVASKVTFNSAGNQVEIYYQLTASSTSSH from the coding sequence ATGCTTAATATTCTGGTTGTAGACGATCTAGCCTTAAATCGTCGCTTATTAACCGTGATGTTAGAGCAGCAGGGCTACCGTGTTTATACCGCTGAAAACGGGCTTGTTGCTTTAAACCTGCTCGAAGAACACACCATTGATATTGTGTTACTCGATGTCATTATGCCTGTGATGGACGGCTTTGAAACCGCAGCGATTATCAAAGAGCGCTTTAGCCAAGTTTACTTACCGATTATATTTATTACCTCTTTAGAAGATGAAGCGAGTTTTGAGCGTTGCTTAGCGGTTGGCGGCGATGACTTTTTACATAAGCCATTTCAAGAGGTCATTCTTAACGCGAAAATTAAAGCGCATAGCCGGATCCGTAATTTAAGCCAAAAGGCAAGAGAGCAAAATCTACAACTTGAATATCATCAAAATCAAGTCGAGCGCGAACATGAAATCGTCGAACATATTTTTAATAACGCCCTCGAAAACCAACAGTCATTTCCGTCGCATTTAGACTTTCATTTATCACCTGCCGCTATGTTTAATGGCGATATGTTTTTGGTAGCACAAAGCCCAATTGGCAGCTTGTACTGCATGCTTGGTGATTTTACCGGCCATGGTTTAGCTGCTGCGGTCGGAGCACTTCCTGCTTCAAGGGTATTTTATACAATGGTAAGTAAGGGGATGTCAGTCAGTGATATTGCTGCAGAAATTAATTCAGTACTAGGTAAATTACTGCCAGGACATATGTTTTGTGCTGCTACCATTCTAGAGCTCAGTAACACCGGGAAAAGTGTTTCGGCTTGGCTTGGAGGATTACCTGATACGTATATCATCGACCAAAATGGAGAACTCATTCGCACTCTTGAATCTCAACACATGGCACTGGGTATTTTAGAAGAGGATGAATTTGAACGTGCACTTATTCACATAGAGGTAGAAGATACTTCTCGTATCGTGATGGCGACCGATGGCATTATTGAAACGACTAGCCCAAATGATGAATATTTTGGTGAGCAGCGTTTTAAAAAGGTGCTTGGCTCAAAGCCAAATATTTCTTCAAATCAAGTATTAGAACGAGTAAACAAATTTGCCCGCGGCAATAAACAACAAGACGACTTAAGCTTAGTATTATTAAATTGTTTACCTATGGATGAGTCTGAGCAAAAGTCTGAACAGCTATCTGCATTACCCTTTAATTTTTCATTGAGCTTAAATTCAAAGCAAATCAAAAGCACAGATCCTGTGTTGGAAGTAGTTGATGTAATAAGTAAAGTGGCGGGGTTAAATGCCCATCGCGCAAATATCTTTTTGATACTCTCAGAGGCCTATAATAATGCCTTAGATCACGGTGTGTTAGGTCTCGACTCAGAGATTAAGAATCAAGAAGATGGCTTTTTAATTTATTATCAACAACGAGAAGAGGCCCTCGCAAATTTAACAGATGCTTTAATCATTATTGATATCCGTTATTGCCCCGAAGAGTGTGCTCTATATTTTACCGTTTGTGACTCAGGAAACGGTTTTAGTAAAGAGCAAACAAATCAACAAAGCCTTGCAAGGGAGCATGGTAGAGGCTTGTGCTTACTTAGAGAAGTTGCCTCAAAAGTGACATTTAATAGTGCTGGTAATCAAGTCGAAATTTATTATCAATTAACAGCAAGCAGTACTAGCTCACACTAA
- a CDS encoding histidine kinase, with translation MISNYLSTAQLELPENLVAEQLSNLEQYLAESASPAVRWEYQIPELGEGGSCSLFGYLQDEPFKLNDYVADDATNTEKLTKLQQIIDFVVAQTQVDWFGIYQATNTDEGPQLLKLVYHGAPSRPLFPLTEAFAKGSNNVQVALSKQGRVINNVADYLAKGGEYYTCDPKVKAETCLPLLSAKNECLGIIDAEAFSNDFFDQQTLALLVACCIKIPQLLV, from the coding sequence ATGATTTCTAACTACTTATCTACTGCACAGCTTGAATTACCAGAAAACTTGGTTGCTGAGCAATTATCGAACCTTGAACAATATCTTGCAGAGTCCGCTTCACCAGCAGTGCGTTGGGAGTATCAAATTCCTGAGCTAGGCGAGGGGGGGTCGTGTAGCTTATTTGGTTATTTGCAAGATGAACCATTCAAATTAAACGATTATGTTGCAGATGATGCTACAAATACTGAAAAGCTGACTAAGCTTCAACAAATCATCGATTTTGTCGTTGCTCAGACTCAAGTTGATTGGTTTGGTATTTATCAAGCAACAAATACTGACGAAGGCCCTCAGTTATTAAAACTGGTTTATCACGGGGCACCTAGCCGACCATTATTCCCGCTTACAGAAGCGTTTGCTAAAGGTAGTAACAATGTTCAAGTCGCGCTTTCTAAGCAAGGTCGCGTGATCAATAACGTTGCTGATTATCTTGCAAAAGGTGGTGAGTATTATACCTGCGATCCAAAGGTGAAAGCTGAAACCTGTTTACCCTTACTATCAGCTAAAAATGAATGCTTAGGTATTATAGATGCAGAAGCATTTAGTAATGATTTCTTTGATCAGCAGACCCTTGCATTACTTGTGGCTTGTTGTATTAAAATTCCTCAACTCTTGGTCTAA
- a CDS encoding aspartate/tyrosine/aromatic aminotransferase — MFSELKPLPTDPILGLMAAFKQDTNPKKIDLGVGVYKDEQGNTPVLKAVKKAEAFRLENETSKSYIGLAGNLDYCQKMENLLLGEHPALLANRVRTAQAPGGTGALRVAAEFIKRCNKDATVWVTTPTWANHISLFEAAGLTVKEYPYYDYENKDLLFDDMINTLKQVPKGDVVLFHACCHNPSGMDLNAEQWSTVADLAVEVGFTPLVDIAYQGFGSSLEEDAAGLRKLAAAVDELIICSSCSKNFGLYRERIGACSIIAKDAATADISNSVLLSVVRSIYSMPPAHGADIVSTILGSTELTQMWHDELDEMRNRINGLRTLIKESLAAKGIEQDFSFIDRQNGMFSFLGINKEQIERLQKEYSIYIVGSSRVNVAGISDANIDYFANAVADVCK, encoded by the coding sequence ATGTTCTCAGAATTAAAACCATTACCAACAGATCCTATTCTTGGCCTAATGGCGGCCTTTAAACAAGATACAAACCCAAAGAAAATTGATTTGGGTGTAGGTGTTTATAAGGATGAGCAAGGCAATACGCCTGTATTAAAAGCGGTTAAAAAAGCGGAAGCGTTTCGTTTAGAAAACGAAACCAGTAAATCGTACATTGGCTTGGCTGGTAACTTAGATTACTGTCAAAAAATGGAAAACTTATTACTGGGTGAGCATCCAGCACTTTTAGCTAACCGTGTTCGCACTGCACAAGCACCAGGTGGTACAGGTGCGCTACGTGTTGCTGCCGAATTCATTAAGCGTTGCAACAAAGATGCGACGGTATGGGTAACTACGCCAACGTGGGCAAACCACATCAGCTTATTTGAAGCGGCGGGCTTAACAGTAAAAGAATACCCTTACTACGATTACGAAAATAAAGACCTTTTATTTGATGACATGATTAATACCCTTAAGCAAGTGCCTAAAGGTGATGTTGTGTTATTCCACGCATGTTGTCACAACCCAAGCGGTATGGATTTAAATGCTGAGCAATGGAGCACAGTTGCTGATCTTGCTGTTGAAGTTGGTTTCACGCCACTGGTTGATATTGCTTACCAAGGGTTTGGTTCAAGCCTTGAAGAAGACGCAGCGGGTCTTCGTAAATTAGCAGCAGCGGTAGATGAGCTAATCATCTGTTCTTCTTGCTCGAAAAACTTCGGTTTATACCGCGAGCGTATCGGTGCATGTTCAATCATTGCTAAAGATGCAGCGACTGCTGATATCTCTAACTCTGTATTATTAAGTGTTGTACGTAGTATCTATTCTATGCCGCCTGCGCATGGTGCTGATATTGTTAGCACGATTTTAGGTAGCACTGAGCTGACGCAAATGTGGCATGACGAGCTTGATGAAATGCGTAATCGTATTAATGGCTTACGTACTTTAATCAAAGAAAGCTTAGCAGCGAAAGGCATTGAGCAAGACTTCTCATTTATTGATCGTCAAAATGGTATGTTCTCATTCCTAGGTATTAATAAAGAGCAAATCGAACGTTTACAAAAAGAGTACTCAATCTACATTGTTGGTTCTAGCCGTGTAAACGTTGCTGGTATCAGCGATGCAAACATTGACTACTTCGCAAATGCAGTAGCAGACGTTTGTAAGTAA
- a CDS encoding DUF3379 family protein, translating to MDELEFRRRILAEPSTIDKELEAFAEQDTDKQAFIDDVRALDDELSKALNVPVPENLAKRIIDNTYACEENHEQPLDTIIEAKSRFAFNRLYLAAAASFLVAISVFFVINKQHTLYSVGEHAFTHLYHEIGALDKHEAIDLAYVNEKFATIGGHLDELPGKVTYLMFCDFQGKKGLHLVFESDFGPMTVFIVPSDEQPFGTGSDDFNDERFAGHINRGERADTILIASIGAPLDSYNSMINDAIRWLH from the coding sequence ATGGATGAACTCGAGTTTCGCCGCCGCATCCTCGCCGAGCCAAGCACTATTGATAAGGAACTTGAAGCGTTTGCCGAGCAGGACACTGATAAACAGGCGTTTATTGATGATGTACGTGCCCTCGATGATGAACTAAGCAAAGCGCTTAACGTACCCGTGCCTGAAAATTTGGCAAAGCGAATTATTGATAACACCTATGCTTGTGAAGAAAACCATGAGCAGCCGCTAGACACTATTATTGAGGCTAAGTCGCGCTTTGCCTTCAATCGCCTGTATTTAGCCGCCGCAGCATCGTTTTTAGTGGCAATTAGTGTGTTCTTTGTCATTAACAAACAACATACTTTATACAGTGTGGGTGAGCATGCCTTTACACACCTTTATCATGAGATTGGCGCGTTAGATAAGCATGAAGCGATAGACCTTGCTTATGTAAATGAAAAGTTTGCTACTATTGGCGGACACCTAGATGAGCTACCAGGTAAAGTAACCTATTTGATGTTTTGTGACTTTCAAGGCAAAAAAGGCCTGCACTTGGTATTTGAGTCTGATTTTGGCCCGATGACGGTATTCATTGTACCTTCTGACGAGCAACCATTTGGCACTGGCTCTGACGATTTCAATGATGAGCGTTTCGCTGGCCACATCAACCGCGGTGAGCGAGCGGATACTATCTTAATAGCGAGTATTGGCGCTCCACTTGATAGCTACAACAGTATGATCAATGACGCCATTCGCTGGCTGCATTAA
- a CDS encoding sigma-70 family RNA polymerase sigma factor yields MTEKQKRYEALVHVYHSELFRFAYWLCRDQNIAEDLVQETFLRAWRALDSLQDQQAVKPWLLTILRRENARRFERKQFDYADVENDTLVDEKSTTLDAEMEQTVIQRQIGKLSQEYREPLLLQVVMGCSGDEIAQILDLNKNTVMTRLFRARNQLKEALSSDDDQLRGASN; encoded by the coding sequence ATGACAGAAAAACAAAAGCGATATGAAGCGCTGGTTCATGTCTACCACAGTGAGCTTTTTCGCTTTGCGTATTGGTTGTGTCGTGATCAGAACATTGCTGAAGACTTAGTGCAGGAAACTTTCCTGAGGGCTTGGCGTGCCTTGGATTCACTGCAAGATCAACAAGCGGTAAAACCTTGGTTGTTAACTATCTTACGTCGCGAGAATGCACGTCGCTTTGAACGTAAACAATTTGATTACGCCGATGTTGAAAACGACACCCTTGTAGATGAAAAAAGTACAACCCTTGATGCTGAAATGGAACAAACAGTGATTCAACGACAAATTGGAAAGTTATCACAAGAGTATCGAGAACCATTACTGCTGCAGGTGGTAATGGGTTGCTCTGGCGACGAGATTGCCCAGATCCTCGATTTAAATAAAAATACTGTCATGACACGACTTTTTCGTGCCAGAAACCAGCTTAAAGAGGCTTTAAGCAGTGATGATGATCAACTTAGAGGAGCATCAAATTAA